TGCGGGGATGGGACAGCTTGAGATTCCAGGGCTCGACGACTTCGAGGTGTCGGGTTTCCTCGAACATCTGGCGCAGATAGTTGGCCGGTGCGTCGTCCGGCGGGGTGAATGGCATCAGCGCGGCGACGTGCATCATCGAGCTGGGAGTCTCGCCGTAGAGGAAGAGCATGTCCTGCGGAGTCAGACGCTTCGCCACCGGGCGCTCCTTGATTGTTGGAAGCAGTGGCTTCGACGATATGCCTGCGGACGCATTCAAGTGCGACAGGAGTCACACCCCGTTGTGGTTGGTACAAAGTTCGAAATTTGTAACACTGTTCCACATGACTCTCCAGGCCGAGAATGCCGAACAGACGCTCGACGCCCTGCCACTGGGCCCGGACTCGCTGGTCTGGAGGTATTTCGGTGACAACCGGATGTACCTGATCGGGCCGCGGCCCGCCGTCCTGCAGAACATGCTCGCCGAACTCGGCCAGGGCGTGCTGGACCACTCGGTGTTCTTCGCCGACACCGCCGCGCGGGTCAAGCGGTCGCTGCCACCGATCTTCATGACGGTCTACGGCGCCGACGACGACAACGAGGGGACCCGGGTCCGCGACTTCCACACCAACATCAAGGGCGAGATGCCCGACGGTTCTCGCTACCACGCCCTGGATCCGGACACGTACTTCTGGGCGCACGCCACATTCGTCGAGCAGGTGCTCTACTTCGCCGACACGTTCGTCAAGCGTTTGACGCGCGCGGAGAAGGAGCAGATCTACCTGGAGTCCAAGACGTGGTATCGCCGCTACGGCGTGAGCGAGCGGCCGATGCCCGCCGACTACGACGAGTTCGAGCGGTACTGGAACCGGATGATCGACGAGATCGTCGTCGCGCATCCCACCGCCAAGTACGGCGTCGGCTATGTCACCAAGGGCTTCCCGCGCCCCAAAGGGGTTTCGCCCGTGCTGTGGCGGCTGATCGCGCCGGTCTTCAACCCCGTGGCAGCGTTCCTCACCACCGGCGGCATGCCGCCGCGGACCAGGGACCTGCTCGGACTGCCGTGGAGTGAGCGCCAAGAACGTCGGTACCAGCGCTTCGCCGCGCTGTGGCGCACCCGGCCGGTGAACTGGCTGTGGGATCATCTGCCAATGCGGTTGCGCTACAACACGTTCGCCCAGACCGGCTATGCCAGGGGCTGACCCCACGACGGTGCCTGATTCGTCGTCCACGACGGAAGCCATCCTCGACGCCGCCGTCGTCGAGTTCGAACAACACGGATTCCGCCGGGTGGCGCTCGACGATGTCGCGCGGCGCGCCAAGGTCAGCCGCACGACCATCTACCGGCGGTTCCGCAACAAGGACGAGCTGGTCGCGGCCGTCATCGAACGCGAGAACGTGACGCTGTTCGCCGACATCGCCAACGAACTGAAACAGGCGGGCCCGCAGGCGAACTACTACGTCGAGGCCTTCACCCTGGCGATCCTGAAGTTCCGCAGGCACCGCGTTCTCGACCGGATGATCAGGGACGAGCCGGCGCTGGTCCTCGAACTGGCGGCTCAGCACCACGGTGCCGCGATCGTCCGAATGGCCGAGGCGCTGCGGGTCATTTTCCCGACCGGCTTCGCCGAGCGGATCGGTGAGCAGGCCGTCAACGAATTCGCCGACACGATTCTGCGCTATGCGGCGATGGCGCTGCTCCTGCCCAGCGCTCAACCGCTGGACAGCGCTGACGACATCCGGGCCTTCGCCACGCAGCACTTCCTCCCCAGCTTGCCTGCCGCGCTGCGTGCCGCTCTAGCTGCTGATTAGCGCACCTCTGTTTGGTGGGTCACACCACGGGGCAAACAGACAGGCATGGCTACCGAACAACAGCAGAGCAACGACGAGCTACAGAGCACCGAGGAACGGCGCAACGCCGAGCCCGAAACCGACGAACACCACAACGTCATCAACGCACCCGATCGGCCGGAACCCACGGAGAAGCCCGAGGTAACCGACGAGCACCGGGAAAAGGCCAAGGCAATGGCCAAGGACAACAACGACGACCGGCCGACGATCTCGATGCCGGGCACCGACGGCGCAGTATCGGGTACCGCGGTCAACGACTGGGTCGACGACGACGGCAATCCCAAGTTCAGCGAGGAAAGTGGCAAGCAGGACAAAACATAGACCGCGTTAGAGTTCCGGCGTGACCTCTCTCGAGAAGATCGCGCCCCCGTTCATCGACATGGCCCATTCGATCGTGTGGGCCTCCGCCGCCACCGTCGACGCTAACGGCCATCCACGCAGTCGGGTGCTCCACCCGATCTGGGAGTGGGACGGCACCGACCTGTTCGGGTGGATCGCGACGGTGCCGAGCCCGATCAAGAAGGCGCACCTTGCGGTACACCCGCAGATGTCGCTGAACTACTGGACCCCGAGCCAGGACACCTGCAGCGCCGAATGCCTCGTCGAGTGGTATCTCGATGACGAGACCCGCGCCGCGGTGTGGGACAAATTCGCCAGTGCTCCAGCACCGGTGGGCTACGACCCCCGGATCATTCCGCAATGGGCCGACGGGCCCACGTCCGCGGATTTCGCGGCGTTGCGGCTGGCCCCGTACCGGTTGAGGGTCATGGCAGGCGCGGTCATGATGAAAGGTGAAGGCGCACCGCTGCTCTGGAGTGCGCAGTGACCTCCACCGTCGACGTCGGCGCCCTGCCGTTGGTCCCGAAGAATCCCCTGCCGATCCATCGGTTGGTGAAGCTGGTGCGCAGGCTGGATACCGGGCAGGAAGTCATCCGCGATGCCGGTGGCACCATTACCCGCATCCAGTTCGGACCGAAGAACTTCATACCGCCGATCGTGGCGGTGATGTCGCCCGAAGCGATGCGTGATGTGTTGGGGCGCAGCGACGCATCGTCTGACCGGTGCGTCATCCACGACGAAGTGCGGAACATGGCCGGCGACAGCCTGTTCGTGCTGCCCAACGAACAGTGGCGGCCCCGTAAGCGGGCGCTGCAACCGGTGTTCACCAAGCACAATGTCCGAAACTTTGGTGGCCATATGTCTAGGGCCGCACAGCATTTCGTCGATCGCTGGCTGGCGGGCGGCGATGTCGACCTCGACGTGGAATGCCGCAAGATCGCCATGCAGTCGTTGGGCCGCTCGGTGCTGGGTGTCGATCTCAACGAACGTGCCGACACCATCGCAAACTGCATGCACGTGGCGTCCTCCTACACCGCCGACCGGGCGTTACGGCCGGTGCGCGCACCGCGATGGATGCCGACACCGGCGCGCCGCCGGGCCAGGGCCGCGGTCAGGAAAATGCGCACGATCACCGACGAGATGGTGGGGGCCTGCCGCGCCGACCCGACGCGGGACGCGCCGCTGGTGCAGGCCCTGCTCGCGGCGACCGATCCGGAAACCGGGCAGCCGATCTCGGACGACGACATCTCCAATGACCTGCTGATCTTCATGCTCGCCGGCCACGACACCACCGCGACGGCGCTCACCTACTCGTTGTGGATCCTGGGCCACCATCCCGACGTCCAGGATCGGGTGGCCGCCGAGGCGGCGGCCATCGGCGATCGAGAGCTCACGCCCGACGACGTGCCCGCACTCGGCTACACCGTGCAGGTGCTGCACGAAGCGTTGCGGCTGTGTCCTCCCGCGGCGGGTGTCGCGCGGCTCGCGACTCGCGATATCGCGGTCAACGGATACCGAGTGCAGGCGGGCAGCCTCATCGCCGTGGGCATCTACGCGCTTCATCACGATCCGACGTTGTGGCCCAATCCAATGGACTTCGACCCCGACCGGTTCAGCCCGGAGAACGTCAGGTCCCGTGATCGCTGGCAGTTCCTCCCGTTTCTCGGCGGTGGGCGCCCCTGCATCGGCGAACATTTCGCACGGCTGGAGACCACGCTGGCGCTGGCCACCATCGTCCGGGCGATGAAGGTCAGCTCGCTGGACAAGGACTTCGACTGCGAGGTGCCGTTCACCACGGTC
The sequence above is drawn from the Mycobacterium gallinarum genome and encodes:
- a CDS encoding pyridoxamine 5'-phosphate oxidase family protein, whose protein sequence is MTSLEKIAPPFIDMAHSIVWASAATVDANGHPRSRVLHPIWEWDGTDLFGWIATVPSPIKKAHLAVHPQMSLNYWTPSQDTCSAECLVEWYLDDETRAAVWDKFASAPAPVGYDPRIIPQWADGPTSADFAALRLAPYRLRVMAGAVMMKGEGAPLLWSAQ
- a CDS encoding oxygenase MpaB family protein; this translates as MTLQAENAEQTLDALPLGPDSLVWRYFGDNRMYLIGPRPAVLQNMLAELGQGVLDHSVFFADTAARVKRSLPPIFMTVYGADDDNEGTRVRDFHTNIKGEMPDGSRYHALDPDTYFWAHATFVEQVLYFADTFVKRLTRAEKEQIYLESKTWYRRYGVSERPMPADYDEFERYWNRMIDEIVVAHPTAKYGVGYVTKGFPRPKGVSPVLWRLIAPVFNPVAAFLTTGGMPPRTRDLLGLPWSERQERRYQRFAALWRTRPVNWLWDHLPMRLRYNTFAQTGYARG
- a CDS encoding cytochrome P450 is translated as MTSTVDVGALPLVPKNPLPIHRLVKLVRRLDTGQEVIRDAGGTITRIQFGPKNFIPPIVAVMSPEAMRDVLGRSDASSDRCVIHDEVRNMAGDSLFVLPNEQWRPRKRALQPVFTKHNVRNFGGHMSRAAQHFVDRWLAGGDVDLDVECRKIAMQSLGRSVLGVDLNERADTIANCMHVASSYTADRALRPVRAPRWMPTPARRRARAAVRKMRTITDEMVGACRADPTRDAPLVQALLAATDPETGQPISDDDISNDLLIFMLAGHDTTATALTYSLWILGHHPDVQDRVAAEAAAIGDRELTPDDVPALGYTVQVLHEALRLCPPAAGVARLATRDIAVNGYRVQAGSLIAVGIYALHHDPTLWPNPMDFDPDRFSPENVRSRDRWQFLPFLGGGRPCIGEHFARLETTLALATIVRAMKVSSLDKDFDCEVPFTTVAKGPIRAHVDLRH
- a CDS encoding TetR/AcrR family transcriptional regulator, with amino-acid sequence MPGADPTTVPDSSSTTEAILDAAVVEFEQHGFRRVALDDVARRAKVSRTTIYRRFRNKDELVAAVIERENVTLFADIANELKQAGPQANYYVEAFTLAILKFRRHRVLDRMIRDEPALVLELAAQHHGAAIVRMAEALRVIFPTGFAERIGEQAVNEFADTILRYAAMALLLPSAQPLDSADDIRAFATQHFLPSLPAALRAALAAD